The Arachis ipaensis cultivar K30076 chromosome B10, Araip1.1, whole genome shotgun sequence DNA window GGAGTGCATTCAACAAATACAATATAAGGGGCCTATCTCAATGCCTGAATTGGCCTAAAAGGTTTAATGATAATTCTCATCCTGCCAGCTACTTGGTAAACCATCATTTTACATCTGATCGAAATACAGATGCAAAGGATTTCTCAAGTAAGGTGCAGTGGATCTTATGTTATGATACTCCCTATCCACCTTCTATTGTTATGTATTTAACCTCCGATATAAAATATTAAGCTAGCAGCCATGTTGAATCTGTAAATTTCTTTCAATGAAAAACTCAAACTTCTCTGTTGTACATTTAATGCTGATGCGATATGATATCTCCATTATTATGTCTAATTAAGTATTTCTTTGCTTTATTaacatttttcattctatttgttGCATCATATTGGATCATTTGTGACTCATAATTTATACAATGCTTCAGCTTCTTAAAGGTATTCCAGACTTTGTAAAGATAGTGGAGGTTGGTCCAAGGGATGGATTGCAGAATGAGAAGTCTATCGTTCCAACTGATGTAAAAGTTGAGTTGATAAAGCTGCTGGTTTCTTCTGGGTTGTCTGTCGTCGAGGCAACAAGTTTTGTATCACCAAAATGGGTTCCACAGGTAACTGTTATTCCTAGATAAAATTGATCTATTCACAATTTTCTAGTCAACACTATGATGAACTCCTGCAATGTTCTTGATCATAATTATGTGTTTTTGGTATGTTTTCTACCATGTttacataatttattttattagaaGTTAAGGAAGCTGCTATTTGTCAAGTTATTGTATGCTGAGATTCTCTTCTTGATTATTGTTCCCATaattcttttatattttgctGGGTCCCCTTCCCCCCTCCTCTCTTCAATTCTTCACATGATCTATAGCCTGGGATGGTAGAGTTAGTTATGATTTCTATTGTACTTTTAAAATTGTGTTGCAGCCATAAAAGTTTTTCAGACTGCATGTTTCTTCAAAACAAGTTATCTGACAAACTGATTTCACATCTTTGAAACCAAATTCAGTTGGCAGATGCAAAGGATGTATTGGAAGGCATTCAAGATGTGGAAGGTGTTAGCTTTCCTGTATTAACTCCAAACCTCAAAGTAAGATATACATGTCAAAGTAAgatatatatgttttaaaaattattattcattaagtatttgcatatgcatttaattatCTAAACCTGTTTCTTTCAGGGCTTTGAGGCAGCTGTTGCTGCTGGGGCTAAGGAAGTGGCTGTTTTTCCAGCAGCTTCTGAATCATTCTCTAAAGCAAATCTCAACTCTGGCATTGAGGATAATCTTGCTCGTTGCCGAGACATTGCTTCAGCTTCTCGAAGCTACTCAATCCCTGTTCGTGGGTATAGTTTTCATTTTTCAATTGTTACTTGTCAATCTCTACAGAAAAGTTACAACATTTTCTGAGGTTTTCTGTTTCTACTAGTTTATTCAAAATGAGTTTATTTACGTCTTTGAATTGTTGTTGTAATTGACACATCCTAATTCATTTTTCATGATATATAGATGCTGATTTGTTTTTTCAATGGCAACATTTGATGGTATGCCCACTATTAAAGTACTTTCAACCATAGTCTCTTCCTATTATATTTGCATTTCGATGGTTGTAAGAGGGAATTAATGAAAAGATGATTTAGATTATAGAAATGGTTTTGTTGATCATAGGATGTATCTTAGACTCATCTTTCGTCCTAACTAGAATATAGGTACTTTTCCTTCAAATTATTTGAACAATCACAAAAGGACCATGCTGTTACTCTTcactttaaatttcaaaaccatCATAGTAAATTATATAATCAGCCATGTGACTGGTTTTATACTTCAGATATATATCATGTGTTGTGGGATGTCCTTTTGAAGGACATGTTGCTCCAGCCAAAGTAGCATAT harbors:
- the LOC107623330 gene encoding hydroxymethylglutaryl-CoA lyase, mitochondrial (The sequence of the model RefSeq protein was modified relative to this genomic sequence to represent the inferred CDS: added 78 bases not found in genome assembly), giving the protein MITIKGMQRGRFLNPVPQLVTGLSSSCDAMDTANQLQSLHSRYPEYTRDSTKATEHRSAFNKYNIRGLSQCLNWPKRFNDNSHPASYLVNHHFTSDRNTDAKDFSSKLLKGIPDFVKIVEVGPRDGLQNEKSIVPTDVKVELIKLLVSSGLSVVEATSFVSPKWVPQLADAKDVLEGIQDVEGVSFPVLTPNLKGFEAAVAAGAKEVAVFPAASESFSKANLNSGIEDNLARCRDIASASRSYSIPVRGYISCVVGCPFEGHVAPAKVAYVAKALYEMGCSEISLGDTIGVGTPGTVVPMLEAVLDVVPVDKLAVHFHDTYGQALSNTLISLQMGISVVDSSVSGLGGCPYAKGATGNVATEDVVYMLDGIGVKTNVDLGKLMQAGDFICKHLGRASNSRAATALSKVKAHASKL